The following are encoded together in the Streptomyces flavofungini genome:
- a CDS encoding alkaline shock response membrane anchor protein AmaP, translating to MSVLRQGVNRATLLCAAVALLGSGAALATTATPVRDRLPSGWPRLGTDRVWLDGAALGRWRDHGWWPPVVIAALAVALVLFLCWAALEVRAGRLRVLPLGRDGVTLAGPALAAAMAERVQAVDGVARAHVCLRGRPHRLRARITLVLAADGSPRAVLRQLSGQAVAEARAAAAPRALEAEVRIGVRTHRPRRRVRVR from the coding sequence ATGAGCGTGCTCCGGCAAGGCGTGAACCGTGCGACGCTCCTGTGCGCCGCGGTGGCGCTGCTCGGGTCGGGGGCCGCCCTGGCCACCACGGCGACCCCCGTCCGGGACCGGCTGCCGTCCGGCTGGCCGCGTCTGGGCACCGACCGCGTGTGGCTGGACGGCGCCGCGCTCGGGCGCTGGCGCGACCACGGCTGGTGGCCGCCCGTCGTGATCGCGGCCCTGGCCGTCGCCCTGGTGCTGTTCCTGTGCTGGGCCGCCCTCGAGGTCCGCGCGGGGCGGCTGCGGGTGCTCCCCCTGGGGCGGGACGGCGTCACCCTCGCGGGCCCGGCGCTGGCGGCGGCGATGGCCGAGCGCGTCCAGGCCGTCGACGGCGTGGCCCGTGCCCACGTGTGCCTCCGCGGGCGCCCGCACCGGCTGCGGGCCCGCATCACCCTGGTCCTCGCGGCCGACGGCTCGCCCCGCGCGGTGCTGCGCCAACTGTCCGGGCAGGCCGTCGCGGAGGCCCGCGCGGCGGCGGCACCGCGCGCCCTGGAGGCGGAGGTGCGGATCGGGGTACGGACGCACAGGCCGCGCCGCCGCGTCCGCGTCCGCTGA
- a CDS encoding DUF6286 domain-containing Asp23/Gls24 family envelope stress response protein, protein MSTPAGERGATTVADRAVRRIAERAATEALGPGEVQVSQGSAAVRGRRAQVGVTVAVPYGGVLDDTGESVRAHVTDRTAQLTGLSVDSARVHVRELSLPKRSTARVDGTEVAEHAGPAGHTGEPARSEGGGYAPGSAYSGDVEAMSTEAAVTHGTRRPWSERRLPVAVLALAAAVASGVLLYDVVAVHAADRPPARWRVRLVDWLATHGPDGGTAVNLAAAAAVFALGVCLLVVAITPGQRRRLPMAAPLPGVHAVIERGAVADLLRDAVVQVPGITRVRVRVGRRRARARVGLGFGDPVTARQEVLRAAEAALAECGLTRTPRLRVRLRTEPTWREPAPSPAPGPGTPGTAALPIAQEPTPGSGPS, encoded by the coding sequence ATGAGCACCCCCGCCGGGGAACGCGGTGCGACCACCGTCGCGGACCGCGCGGTGCGCCGGATCGCGGAGCGCGCCGCCACGGAGGCACTGGGACCGGGCGAGGTCCAGGTCAGCCAGGGCTCGGCGGCCGTGCGCGGCCGCCGAGCCCAGGTGGGGGTCACCGTGGCGGTGCCCTACGGAGGCGTGCTGGACGACACCGGCGAGAGTGTGCGCGCACACGTCACCGACCGCACGGCCCAGCTGACCGGCCTCTCCGTGGACTCGGCCCGGGTTCACGTACGGGAGCTGTCGCTGCCGAAGCGCTCCACGGCGAGAGTCGATGGCACGGAGGTCGCTGAGCACGCCGGGCCGGCTGGGCATACCGGGGAGCCTGCCCGCTCTGAGGGCGGCGGGTACGCCCCAGGCAGCGCGTACTCCGGGGATGTCGAAGCGATGTCTACGGAGGCGGCGGTCACGCACGGCACGCGGCGCCCCTGGTCCGAACGCCGGCTGCCCGTGGCCGTGTTGGCCCTGGCCGCAGCCGTCGCCTCCGGAGTGCTGCTGTACGACGTGGTGGCGGTGCACGCGGCGGACCGGCCACCCGCGCGGTGGCGGGTACGGCTCGTGGACTGGCTGGCCACGCACGGACCGGACGGCGGTACGGCGGTGAACCTCGCTGCCGCGGCAGCCGTGTTCGCCCTCGGCGTGTGCCTGCTGGTCGTCGCGATCACCCCGGGGCAGCGACGGCGCCTCCCGATGGCGGCACCGCTGCCCGGGGTGCACGCGGTCATCGAACGCGGTGCGGTCGCGGACCTGTTGCGGGACGCCGTGGTCCAGGTGCCCGGGATCACGCGGGTGCGCGTGCGCGTCGGGCGCCGCCGGGCGCGGGCGCGGGTGGGCCTTGGCTTCGGCGACCCCGTCACGGCCCGCCAGGAGGTCCTGAGGGCGGCGGAGGCGGCGTTGGCGGAGTGCGGGCTCACCAGAACGCCGCGGCTGCGCGTACGGCTGCGTACGGAGCCCACATGGCGCGAGCCCGCGCCGTCGCCCGCCCCGGGCCCCGGCACACCCGGGACGGCCGCGCTTCCCATCGCCCAGGAGCCCACGCCGGGGAGCGGTCCCTCATGA
- a CDS encoding SAM-dependent methyltransferase — protein sequence MNTAQPHTARIWNYWLGGKDNYAVDREAGDSIRELHPGIGDYARADRLFLGRAVRHLVADCGVRQFLDIGTGLPTADNTHEVAQRIAPESRVVYVDNDPLVLTHARALLTSSPEGRTDYLDADMRDVESVLEHASQTLDFSRPVALMLLGVVIFIEDDKEALGLVRRIMDALPSGSYLVLSHTITSPAMPDVDAAVAFWNEHGTPKLTQRTPEQVAKFFDGLELLEPGVVSCSRWRPEPTEPGEPDEVAMFGGVARKR from the coding sequence ATCAACACCGCGCAGCCGCACACCGCCCGCATCTGGAACTACTGGCTCGGCGGCAAGGACAACTACGCGGTCGACCGTGAGGCGGGCGACAGCATCCGTGAACTCCACCCGGGAATCGGCGATTACGCGCGCGCGGACCGGCTGTTCCTCGGCCGCGCGGTACGGCACTTGGTGGCCGACTGCGGCGTACGCCAGTTCCTCGACATCGGCACCGGGCTGCCGACCGCGGACAACACGCACGAGGTGGCCCAGCGGATCGCTCCGGAGTCACGCGTCGTCTACGTAGACAACGATCCGCTGGTCCTCACCCACGCGCGTGCCCTGCTGACGAGTTCCCCCGAGGGCCGGACGGACTACCTGGACGCCGACATGCGCGACGTCGAGTCCGTCCTGGAACACGCCTCCCAGACGCTGGACTTCAGCCGTCCGGTCGCCTTGATGCTCCTGGGTGTCGTGATCTTCATCGAGGACGACAAGGAGGCCCTGGGTCTCGTACGCCGCATCATGGACGCGCTGCCCTCGGGGAGCTATCTCGTCCTCTCGCACACGATCACCAGCCCGGCGATGCCGGACGTCGACGCGGCCGTGGCCTTCTGGAACGAGCACGGCACTCCGAAGCTGACGCAGCGCACTCCGGAGCAGGTCGCCAAGTTCTTCGACGGCCTCGAACTGCTGGAGCCCGGCGTGGTCTCCTGCTCGCGGTGGCGTCCGGAGCCGACGGAGCCCGGCGAGCCGGACGAGGTGGCGATGTTCGGCGGCGTAGCCCGCAAGCGATAG
- a CDS encoding Asp23/Gls24 family envelope stress response protein, producing the protein MATQELTSKSASSSTEKDLVGGAKSTEGATTLTGRTGPSEPAATRGKTSIADVVVVKIAGMAAREIPGVHDMGGGLSRTIGAVRDRVPGGRPNVGRGVKVEVGERQTAIDLDIVVEYGVPITDVAHDVRENVIAAVERITGLEVVEVNVAINDVHLPDDDRDAGAETRVE; encoded by the coding sequence ATGGCGACACAGGAGCTCACCTCGAAGTCGGCTTCCAGCAGCACGGAGAAGGACCTCGTCGGCGGCGCGAAGAGCACCGAGGGCGCCACCACCCTCACGGGCCGCACGGGTCCGAGCGAGCCCGCCGCGACGCGCGGCAAGACCTCGATCGCGGATGTCGTGGTCGTCAAGATCGCCGGCATGGCGGCGCGCGAGATCCCCGGTGTGCACGACATGGGCGGCGGCCTGTCCCGCACCATCGGCGCCGTGCGCGACCGCGTGCCCGGTGGGCGCCCGAACGTGGGCCGCGGCGTGAAGGTCGAGGTCGGCGAGCGCCAGACGGCGATCGACCTCGACATCGTCGTCGAGTACGGCGTGCCCATCACGGACGTCGCCCACGACGTCCGCGAGAACGTCATCGCGGCCGTGGAGCGCATCACCGGCCTGGAGGTCGTCGAGGTCAACGTGGCGATCAACGACGTGCACCTGCCCGACGACGACCGGGACGCCGGCGCGGAGACCCGCGTGGAGTAG
- the miaB gene encoding tRNA (N6-isopentenyl adenosine(37)-C2)-methylthiotransferase MiaB has protein sequence MTSSSVRTGAVDEAVDEAAVARSYEIRTYGCQMNVHDSERLSGLLENAGYVRAPEGSDGDADVVVFNTCAVRENADNRLYGNLGRLAPRKTQRPGMQIAVGGCLAQKDRDTIVKKAPWVDVVFGTHNIGKLPVLLERARVQEEAQVEIAESLEAFPSTLPTRRESAYAAWVSISVGCNNTCTFCIVPALRGKEKDRRTGDILAEIEALVGEGVSEITLLGQNVNAYGSDIGDREAFSKLLRACGRIEGLERVRFTSPHPRDFTDDVIAAMAETPNVMPQLHMPLQSGSDPVLKAMRRSYRQERYLGIIEKVRAAIPHAAITTDIIVGFPGETEEDFEQTLHVVREARFAQAFTFQYSKRPGTPAAEMDDQIPKEVVQARYERLVALQEEISWSENKKQVGRTLELMVAEGEGRKDGATHRLSGRAPDNRLVHFTKPDTEVRPGDVVTVEVTYAAPHHLLAEGAVLDIRRTRAGDAWEKRNTADAPEPSGVLLGLPKVGVPEPLPAATGGCSID, from the coding sequence ATGACCAGCAGCAGTGTCCGGACCGGAGCAGTGGACGAAGCAGTGGACGAAGCGGCCGTCGCGCGAAGCTACGAGATCCGCACCTACGGGTGCCAGATGAACGTCCACGACTCCGAACGTCTCTCCGGTCTCCTGGAGAACGCCGGTTACGTGCGCGCTCCGGAGGGCTCCGACGGCGACGCGGACGTGGTCGTCTTCAACACGTGCGCGGTCCGTGAGAACGCCGACAACCGCCTGTACGGCAACCTCGGCCGCCTCGCCCCCCGCAAGACCCAGCGCCCCGGCATGCAGATCGCCGTCGGCGGCTGCCTGGCCCAGAAGGACCGCGACACCATCGTCAAGAAGGCGCCCTGGGTGGACGTCGTCTTCGGCACGCACAACATCGGCAAGCTGCCGGTCCTCCTGGAGCGCGCCCGCGTGCAGGAGGAGGCACAGGTCGAGATCGCCGAGTCCCTGGAGGCGTTCCCCTCGACCCTGCCCACGCGCCGCGAGAGCGCGTACGCGGCCTGGGTGTCGATCTCCGTGGGGTGCAACAACACCTGCACCTTCTGCATCGTGCCCGCCCTGCGCGGCAAGGAGAAGGACCGCAGGACCGGCGACATCCTCGCCGAGATCGAGGCGCTCGTCGGCGAGGGCGTCTCGGAGATCACCCTGCTCGGCCAGAACGTGAACGCGTACGGCTCCGACATCGGCGACCGCGAGGCCTTCAGCAAGCTGCTGCGCGCCTGCGGGCGGATCGAGGGCCTGGAGCGGGTGCGTTTCACCTCTCCGCACCCCCGTGACTTCACGGACGACGTGATCGCCGCGATGGCCGAGACGCCGAACGTGATGCCCCAGCTGCACATGCCGCTGCAGTCCGGCTCGGACCCCGTCCTGAAGGCGATGCGCCGCTCCTACCGCCAGGAGCGCTACCTGGGAATCATCGAGAAGGTCCGCGCCGCCATCCCGCACGCGGCCATCACCACGGACATCATCGTCGGCTTCCCCGGGGAGACCGAGGAGGACTTCGAGCAGACCCTGCACGTGGTCCGCGAGGCCCGCTTCGCGCAGGCCTTCACCTTCCAGTACTCCAAGCGCCCCGGAACGCCCGCCGCCGAGATGGACGACCAGATCCCCAAGGAGGTCGTCCAGGCGCGCTACGAGCGTCTGGTGGCCCTCCAGGAGGAGATCTCCTGGTCCGAGAACAAGAAGCAGGTCGGCCGCACCCTGGAGCTGATGGTCGCCGAGGGCGAGGGCCGCAAGGACGGTGCCACGCACCGGCTGTCCGGCCGCGCCCCCGACAACCGTCTGGTGCACTTCACCAAGCCCGACACCGAGGTGCGCCCCGGTGACGTGGTGACGGTCGAGGTCACGTACGCGGCTCCGCACCACTTGCTCGCCGAGGGTGCCGTGCTCGACATCCGGCGCACCCGCGCGGGCGACGCCTGGGAGAAGCGCAACACGGCCGACGCCCCGGAGCCCTCCGGAGTGCTGCTCGGCCTCCCCAAGGTGGGCGTCCCTGAGCCGCTCCCGGCGGCCACGGGCGGCTGCAGCATCGACTGA
- a CDS encoding Asp23/Gls24 family envelope stress response protein, with protein sequence MTEQQPPRTLADVVGTAVLATRGVAFLRPGLAELLRSSVGLGAGRGTSGTSGAAGASGVRVDRGKGSQGLDIEVYVVLSRGHRALDVTRAVRSAVVAALGDQGPEAASARVKVTVTGVV encoded by the coding sequence ATGACGGAACAGCAGCCTCCGCGCACACTCGCGGACGTCGTCGGCACCGCCGTCCTCGCCACCCGTGGCGTGGCCTTCCTGCGCCCCGGTCTCGCCGAGCTCCTGCGCTCCTCCGTGGGCCTGGGAGCGGGCCGCGGGACGTCCGGGACATCCGGGGCGGCCGGGGCCTCCGGAGTCCGCGTGGACCGCGGCAAGGGCTCCCAGGGGCTCGACATCGAGGTGTACGTGGTCCTGAGCCGCGGGCATCGCGCCCTGGACGTGACCCGCGCGGTGCGGTCGGCGGTCGTGGCGGCCCTGGGGGACCAGGGACCGGAGGCGGCTTCCGCGCGGGTCAAGGTGACGGTGACCGGGGTCGTGTAG
- a CDS encoding RNA polymerase sigma factor, whose amino-acid sequence MPHEDALLVVRAAEGDDEAFEALVHRHAPVLLRLATRLLGSPTEAEDAVQEAFVSAWRKLPEFRGDARFGTWMHRIVTNRCLNVLRSRQPVTALDSVPEPQAPEHQVSPPRAAEAHAAVQDLSRAIAGLSPEQRVCWVLRELDGVPYESIAESVGISQEAVRGRVFRARRYLTEAMAGWR is encoded by the coding sequence TTGCCGCACGAGGACGCGCTGCTGGTGGTGCGTGCCGCCGAAGGTGACGACGAGGCCTTCGAGGCGCTCGTGCACCGCCACGCGCCCGTCCTGCTGCGCCTCGCCACACGGCTGCTCGGCAGCCCGACAGAGGCGGAGGACGCCGTGCAGGAGGCCTTCGTGAGCGCTTGGCGCAAGCTTCCGGAGTTCCGTGGGGACGCCCGGTTCGGCACCTGGATGCACAGGATCGTCACCAACCGGTGTCTCAACGTGCTGCGTTCACGGCAGCCGGTGACGGCGCTGGACAGCGTTCCGGAGCCGCAGGCTCCCGAGCACCAGGTGTCCCCGCCGCGGGCCGCAGAGGCACACGCCGCCGTTCAGGACCTGTCCCGCGCGATAGCAGGTCTCTCACCGGAGCAGCGGGTGTGCTGGGTCCTTCGGGAACTCGACGGCGTGCCTTACGAGTCCATCGCCGAGTCGGTCGGCATCAGCCAGGAGGCGGTCAGAGGCCGCGTCTTCAGGGCCCGGCGCTATCTGACGGAGGCGATGGCCGGATGGCGATGA
- a CDS encoding GNAT family N-acetyltransferase, which produces MSASFVPDDFVVPVELITPEFRLEPLGPQHNAEDLAAWTGSIEHIRATPGFLDRSWPPVAGMTSEENLRDLREHAEDFARRRGFTYTVIETASGEVIGCLYIYPPHVDESRADASGADDSQGGVSGAGGSEADASGDDGSDADTSRADGPNTSKADGFAADVRSWVRADRAALDAPLYAAVSAWLAAHWPFRRVTYAPR; this is translated from the coding sequence ATGAGCGCATCTTTCGTCCCCGACGACTTCGTCGTCCCCGTGGAGCTGATCACGCCCGAGTTCCGCCTGGAACCACTGGGGCCCCAGCACAACGCCGAGGACCTCGCCGCCTGGACCGGCAGCATCGAGCACATCCGTGCCACCCCGGGCTTCCTGGACCGCAGCTGGCCCCCGGTGGCGGGGATGACCTCGGAGGAGAACCTTCGCGACCTGCGCGAGCACGCGGAGGACTTCGCCCGGCGCCGCGGATTCACGTACACCGTGATCGAGACGGCGAGCGGCGAGGTCATCGGGTGCCTCTACATCTATCCGCCGCATGTCGACGAGTCGCGCGCCGACGCCTCCGGGGCGGACGATTCGCAAGGCGGTGTCTCCGGGGCTGGCGGTTCTGAGGCCGACGCCTCCGGGGACGACGGTTCCGACGCCGACACCTCCCGGGCGGACGGCCCCAACACCTCCAAGGCCGACGGTTTCGCCGCTGACGTCAGGTCCTGGGTACGGGCCGACCGGGCCGCTCTCGACGCGCCCCTGTACGCGGCCGTGAGCGCGTGGCTGGCCGCGCACTGGCCCTTCCGGAGGGTCACGTACGCGCCCCGCTGA